In Herbaspirillum sp. WKF16, one genomic interval encodes:
- a CDS encoding protein phosphatase CheZ, producing the protein MSDDVDLEALFDEISAQALPAASGSAGAPAGEAQPEAVEDQSDKPMYERLGGIVRLLHDSMRELGYDRSLTDVATQIGDAQSRLEHVATLTEQAANKVLNALDSGMPAQDRLQEQAKNINDRWARLYAGQMSIDEFKQLAGDSQKFSGAVVESTEAEKARMLEIMMAQDFQDITGQLIKKIVGITATAERELAQLLRDNAPAEVRAQIEAEKPVSLLNGPASPGTAMGQNDVDDLLDSLGF; encoded by the coding sequence ATGAGCGACGACGTTGATTTGGAAGCATTGTTTGACGAGATTTCCGCGCAGGCTTTGCCGGCCGCCTCCGGCAGCGCCGGCGCGCCGGCCGGCGAGGCCCAGCCCGAGGCCGTGGAAGACCAGTCGGACAAGCCGATGTACGAACGCCTGGGCGGGATCGTGCGCCTGCTGCACGACTCGATGCGCGAACTCGGCTACGACCGCTCGCTGACCGATGTCGCCACCCAGATCGGCGACGCCCAGAGCCGCCTCGAACACGTCGCCACCCTCACCGAGCAGGCAGCCAACAAGGTCCTCAACGCGCTGGATTCAGGCATGCCCGCACAGGACCGCCTGCAGGAACAAGCCAAGAACATCAATGACCGCTGGGCCAGGCTCTATGCCGGCCAGATGAGCATCGACGAATTCAAGCAGCTGGCCGGCGACTCGCAGAAGTTCTCCGGCGCCGTGGTCGAGTCGACCGAGGCGGAAAAGGCCCGCATGCTGGAAATCATGATGGCCCAGGACTTCCAGGACATCACCGGCCAACTGATCAAGAAGATCGTCGGCATCACCGCCACCGCCGAGCGCGAGCTGGCGCAACTGCTGCGCGACAACGCGCCGGCCGAGGTGCGCGCCCAGATCGAGGCGGAAAAACCGGTTTCCCTGCTGAACGGCCCTGCTTCGCCGGGCACCGCCATGGGTCAGAATGACGTGGACGACTTACTCGATAGCCTGGGGTTCTAA